AGCTTCTTAAAATGGACAGCAGGGATACTGGTTGGTTATTGGGTCTCTGTGAGTGATATAGTATAGGCCATACTGCTTATGCTCTATGAATGGTGAATGCCGTACAcatgagacaggctctctcatatGCACTTGGGAATAGAAAACACAGTGTGTCCACATGAACTTTGATTGTCATGGGTTGTTTCAATTCTTTACCTTCACATCTAACTGTCCATTCTCTGATACATTCTGTTGAGATCATTTCTAAGGTGTTCAAACAAATAACTCATTGACACTGTCCTGGGACCAATCTGCCCAACATTGCTTTCCCCCATGGGCCTCAATACCCAGGGATATGAGTTGATGTCATAGGACCTGAGGCTGAGATGTTCTTGGATATATTTTCCAGCCCATATTTTTTTTACTCTGCTGTGGACATCAGCTGCAGAGCCCTAGGTCAGAGAGTGCTTGACATTTCTCCAGAGTAGTGGAgccatctggagagcaaggcatCTCATCTACATAAGTGACCTCTCCAGTAGGCAGCAGACATAAAAGCAGATGTGTATACATGATTATCCATTTGATAAACTGATATGCATCCACAGACCACACTACTGGCTTAGAGATTTGGAGACAGGACCTGATGCTCACTCTGCATTTCTTCTTCTGGCTCCTGAACATCCCCCTCCTCATGTCCAACCTCACTCACCCCAAGTGCTTttggagaatgaagcagaatgaagacaagcctggagaggtggtgaCAGGTTGTGTCTTTTACCTTATTGCAGTGCCCAGATCGTTGAACAAAGAGTATTTCAACTTTGTCCTGGATGTGCTGTAAGTGTGTTTGCATTTTTCATGTAAATGTCATGATATATAATTTGTGAAATGTGTGTTATAGGGTAGAGCAATGCTGGGAGGTTATGTCCTTTCTCCCAATCCTATCACTAAAACTGATGCAAAATATGTTTTGATATTTAGTAATCACTGTTATCCCACTATCAAGCTgtgagacttttaaaattttcttccaagTAGCCTTCATTTACAAGGCTGACagcaaaattaaaaacagcattCATTACTTTGATCGATCATAGGCAGCCTTACTTTTCACAGGTGCCCTTGTGAGGTAGACAGTGGTGTTGTAAGACAAGACGCTCCACACGACTACATTGAGTTCAGTAGTCACAAGGTGCATTCCAGTCTCTTCCAGAGTCTGCTAATGTCACATGTATCAGTGTGTGACTCCTACTGTGGATGCAGGGTCTCTAATATTTGTGCCATTTGTCAATGGAGTGAGTATCCATGTAGCCATTTAGTTAAGTTTTCAGGTACTCTGCGTGGGATCACTCCACACCTCCTAAGCTGCGAGGGTGAGGATGCATGAGATCTGTCTACTGTGAGGTACTTGTGTGTGCTTTTTGTCCCCCTCACTTGAACACATGCACAGTTACAGACTTTTAAGGATTACAAAGGTCAGGTCTACCTCTGTCTTCGAAGTCAAAAAGGAATGTCTTCATTTCAAATGTTatgttttcattctgaaaaaGCCAGGCCATTGCTTATAGTGGTGACTGCTTACTCCCCTTCTCACTTGCTATAGTGGCAGGACCTGCCTGTGGTAGCTGTCATCATTTGAGAACTGGCATGGAGAAGCTACACACTGGGTCATCTCTGCTActgtaaaatatgtatgtgtctgaTGTTTTTAAGtctaaatgttttattctttgatacTTCCCTTTACATCTATTCctcttttccttgtgtgtgtgtgtgtgtgtgtgtgtgtgtgtgttttgttaaggaatttttaaaattattttacataccaaccatataTCTCTGTCTGTTCtatcctctctcccctccaggTTTCTCCCCTCCCCAAACCACTATTCATTCCCTTATGCAATAAGGTGTCCTCCATGGGAAATTATccgagcctggtgcattcagtagaggcaggcccAAGGCCCtctccctgtatcaaggctgtcaAAGGTGTTCCATCATATATAGTGCGCTCCAAAAAGCCACCTCCTGTGatgggatggatcctgatcctactgccagcaGAACCCTTAatcatcaagctacacaactgtctcccttatgcagagagCCTACTCCAGTCTCATGgtggctccacagctgttgggcaaagttcatgaggtcccactattttggtttgttttctctgtagatttccccatcatgatcttgatgccccttgctcatagaatccctcttccctcttttctcgaCTAAACTCTTGGAGTTTGGCCTGGTGATTGGCTGAGGATCTCCACAAGTGCTTTCATTAGTTACTGGACGaatgctctatgatgacagatagggtattcactgatgtgATCACTGGAGTAAggcagtttaggcaccctctccactattgctagtagtctaagctcgGGTGTTTTGTGGAATTTGAGAACTTCCCTAGTACTCAGTTTCTagctatccccatgatgtctccttttatcacggtatctctttcattgctctcccactccttcCCAATTCCAGTTTGACCAtccagttcccttatgttctctcaattaattttttaaaggaattattttcacaatattgagtattcctatgtgtgtgtgtgtgtgtgtgtgtgtgtgtgtgtgtgtgtgtgtgtaagagttcCCCATCTACTAATGATATACTCagtttcttcattgttttaattttttcattatcaATGTCCTTCAAGTTTTTCTTAAGTTTACTTTACCATATTTCTGAGACAATTGTGAATGCAGTGAATGCAGTTTTCTTTCTCAGCAAATGTGTTCTTTGTATGTAGGAAAGCAACGGAATTTGTGGTAATTTTGTATCCTGTCATTTTGATGTAAATAATTCCCTGTGGAGTGTTTACGATCTCAAATATGGAGTCCAGTTGTtggtttctcttttgttctttgataCAAAAAGAGGTATTTGATACAAAAAGGGAATTTTTGTCCCAAGTATTTTTTGCATCTAGCCAGATGAGACTGTGATTCATTAATTAGGTCATTTATGCAATACATTACATTAATAGATTTCCTTATCCTGATCCATTGTTGCATTTCTGGAAAGAAGCCTACAATCATTGTGAATGATTTAATCTAAGGtgttctttaattgtttttaaaaatactgtattaaGAATCTACAAATAGGTGGTCATGATGGagcaggtctgtaatcccagcagtctggAGGCAGATATAAGCAGTCtctggtgagttcaagaccaaatTTGTCTATATAGTGAATACCAGGAGAGCCAGGGAGACATAACtgaccctgtatcaaaaagatatgagtgttttattaaatcatcatagaagttttgttttgtataaATATTGTTTGAACATCAGAAAGACACTGCCTTCATATCTATATTTAGATAGTACTTCATCCATTTCTGCTaaaagtaataatttaaaaacttaattgcATTGGTGTTAGTTATTGGAAGATTTATTTGCATCTAGTAGTGACTACTAATAGTCTGGTGGGTTTTAGTTGGAAGACGATTTTTTATAACTGTTTCAATCTCAATCCTTAAAGTAGATTTGCTTAAGGTTTTTGCcacatcttggtttaatttttctaCCAGATACCTAAAGAAAATgctatgctgggtggtggtggtgcatgcctttaatcccagcactcgggaggcagagccaggcagatctctgtgagtttgaggccagcctgggctaccaagtgagtcccaggaaaggcacaaagctacacagagaaaccctgtctcaaaataccaaaaaaagaaaaaaaaagaaaatgcaacaagAATGTCATTTAAACCATTCTCAGAAATTGAAAGTAATAGaaacaatgatattttaaaaattcagtatgtCCCTGACACCAAAACCAAATAAGGAATCATCaaaacagaataaaggaaaaggCAATTATAGGCAAATATTACTGATGTACTTATACCAAATATTCTCCAGAAAATACATGCAATCCAAATTCAAATATGTATCCGTAAGATCCACTGTGGACTAGGGATGGAAAGATGGTTTAACACCAAAACTCAGTGAATGTCACAGATAGCTTTAACAGACAAGGAAGAcattacatgatcatctcaaaagatgcagaaaagacatcTGACATTCTACAGCATCTCTGAAACATTAGGGATAGAAGGGTAATGTCTCAATGGGCTGAAGTCTGCACAGGATAAACCCATGTCCAGCATTACATCAAATGGAGGATAACTGAGAACTTTCCCTTAGAAACACTTTGAAGGTGGGAAGATGCTCATTCATATATCACAAAATAAGTCTTGCTAATATTCTGATAAAACAATAAGCCCAGAAAAAAGGATGTAATGAATCAAAAATGGAAGTCAAGCTTTTTTACCAGGAGATGGTATAAACTTGTACATGAGGTGGTCAATACTCTGGGAGTGTGCCTTAGACCTAATGAATACCATCAGGAAAACAGGAGAATACAAAATCAAGATACAAAAGATCATTTTTTGTGTACAAGGAATGGTGATACTGAGAAAAAAGTTAAGAAAGCAACCACAGTTACAATAACTTCCCACATTAAAATACCTGACAATAAATGCAACCAAGGAACTCAAGGGTCTTCATGGTGAAGATTTTGTAAcactgaggaaagaaagagaagacaatggAAAATGAAACTATCTGACATGTTGATGGGTTAGCACAATCAGTATTATACATTAATACGTGGTTAAATTACCAAAATTATCTAAGATTCTATGTAATCTCTATCAAAATTCCATTGAAACATAACGAAAAACATAGGAAAAAACAATCCAAAATTTCTTATAACAAATCAAATTCCAGATAGACCAAGCAAAGGTGAAGAAAGGAACCACTGCTGCTAGAGGTATCACAATAcgtgtattttatttataaccTAGGGCAATAGTAACGGAGGATCACAGTGCTAACTcagtattatataaatatttcaagaaagcaaaatggaaaactcATAATTCAATTCCATGGATATAGTCACCTGGGATTTGACAAAATTTTCAGCCACAACCTGTGTAGAAGATTCaggcttgggggctggagagatggctcagaggttaagagcactgactgttcttccagaggtcctgaattcaattcctgtcaaccacatggtggctcaaaaacatctttaatgtgatctggtaccctcttctgacctgcagtcatacatgttgtatgTGATTGCATAAaactaattttgttttcattcaaaaaTGTTATGAGTATGTTAAGAGGCAACCCACACAGATAGAAAAAATATCTACTGGCTATACTAGACTGaagaatatctagaatatatatcTAGAATATAGAAAGCAGTAATAAACTGGGGCTGTAGACACAAGTCatcatttaagagcacttgctgttctgtcaaaggatctgagttcagttggCAGGCACCTCAAAACCACTTACAATTCCAGCTCTGCAGGATCCAGCTTACTCTTCTGGCCCCCAAGAaaactgaattcttttttttcatttttaaaatttatttattgaatttaattttacatatcagccacggattcccttgttctcctccaaACCACTGCCTTACCCCACCACACCTACCCCtgccttccccctagcccacctcgcactcccatctcctccagggcaaagactcccccgaggattgagttcaacctggtagattcattccaggcaggttcagtccactcctcccaggctgagccagaAAACTGAATTCTTAAGCTTCCTACAGATACACAAATATATCATTTATCAAATGTGCGTCCAGTCCTCAAATAGCCAAGGAGAAAATCTCTGTCAAAGTGGACAAGAACACATTTCTTAGTTTTGTGACATCCACTCTCATCAACATTTTGGGTTTTTTCAAGCTCTCAAACATCTCTTATTTTTCCAACAACTCAGAGGAATTTGTCAAGCTATATGTGAAAATGACATTGAATGCAGGATAGTCCTTGTATTAACTACAAACCTTTCACCTATATAGCCTTATCCATACTAAACCCTGTGCCATTATTTTCAGAATACCAACTAGAAACTACCAGTTTGCTCTGCCTTTGGCTTTTGCTGTGGAAGAAGTCAACAGGAATATATATCTTCTACCAAATGTGTCTCTCATATTTTACTTCTTCACTGACAATTATGATGATAAACAAGCATTTCAAAATTTCATATACTTTGCTGCAAAATTGTATAGACTTCCCCTTAACTACATCTGTAAAGATACGAACAAATGTCGTATAATGATTACAGGACCAATGTTATTGCCATCCATGAGCCTGGCACAGTTTCTGGAGTTCTGCAAATATCCACAGGTGAGCTTAGGAAAGTATGGAATCTTTCTCATTATTTGGCTTAGCCTGATGCTGAGGAGAGTATAAGGGGGAGATTGGCTTCACATTAATGTAAATCAAGTTCAAGTGTAATTAATCATTCACTCAATGGTACATTCCCAATTCATTGTTTGACATGTAGATGAGAAGAAGAATTAGCAGTCAAGGTGACTTTCCTTGAACAAATTGTAGAAAGGTGATTTTCTGCAGGTTTTTAacagtataataaaaaataaaataaaataaaaacctgtagCAATAGGGGAAAATTGCCCTTCCTGTCATTTCAAACTGCTGCTTCCCACACCTCAGAGCTCTCATTGAGATTTCTGACAGTATTCTACCTTATACTGTTCTCTGTGTTTTATGTCCTTCAGCTCACCTATGGACCTTTCCATCCTATCCTGAGTGATCGTAAACAGTTTCCCAATCTGTATCAGATGGCACCCAAGGACACAGCTCTGGCCCTGGCCATGGTCTCTTTGATTCTTCACTTCAACTGGAACTGGGTTGGGCTGGCCATCTCAGATGATGACCAGGGTCTCCAATTTCTCTCAGATCTGAGAGGAGTAGGTGAAGTCCAAAGAGTCTGCTTAGCCTTTGTGATCATGATCCCAGTCAACTTGGAGTTATACATGTCAAGAGCTGAAGTGTATAACAACCAAATTGAGACATCATCCACAAATGTTGTTATCATTTATGGTGACACAGAGAGTACTCTTGCTGTGTGCTTTAGAATGTGGGTATCACAGGGTATGCAGAGAATATGGGTTACCACCTCACAGTGGGATGTCATTACAAGTAAGAGAGACTTCATCCTTGACTCAGTCCATGGGACTCTTGCttttgcacaccaccatgctgagatttttggttttaaaaattttgttcagACACTGAACACTTCCAAATACACAGACATGTTCCTAGCAGGACTGGAGTGGATGTACTTTAGCTGTGATGCCTCCACATCTAACTGTAAGACACTGGAGAACTGCTCATTAAATGTCTCCCTGGAATGGTTAATGCTACAGAGTTTTGACATGGCCTTCAGTGATGATGCTTATGATATATACAATGCTGTGTATGCTGTAGCCCATGCTCTCCATGAAATGCTTCTTCAACAAGTAGAAAATCAGCCAATCAACACTGTGAGAGCACTAGATTCTGACTGCTCACAGGTACACTATCTTCCAATGGATGGTACTTGGTATCATCAATGCTATATTCTTTAAGAGTCTCTCACATTCTGAAACCAATATTTGGCATATGTGGGGTTTGCTATAAGGGATGGTGTGCATAAGTGTATTCAATTGATTCTGATACCACTGTAAGCTTTGTGGATATTATCCCTCTTGATTCTCTGAGAACAATATCGCAGGAAATATTTCTGAGATTCAGTTCAATACctacttgtgtgcctgtgtgtgtgggtatatttGTGTTTGATTGTctttatgtctttgtgtttgtttttgtgtatgtgtttgtgtctttgtggGTGTCTAAATGCatttctgtgcctgtgtgtgtgtgtgtgtgtgtgtgtgtgtgtgtagatgtgctaCTTTGTATGTATGAATGTCTCTCTCCTGTGTTTGTGAGTAACTGTGTATATGAGCATATATTTgtcgtgtgtatgtatgtctctttGTGAATGTTTTTATCAGTgtggttctttgtgtgtgttttgtgtctttatgtgcctgtgtgtctctgtgactgtgtctgtaTTTGATCACTTAGgtctatatttatgtgtgtgttattgtgtatgtgtgtgaatgagtgtggttgtattatgtgtgtgcctctgcatgGGTATCtgtgtgtaattgtgtgtgtgtaggtgtgtgtgtgtgtgagtgtgtgtgtgtgtatggtgcaaATTTATATTGTGggttgtgtatatgtctgtgtttgtgtttgattGTTTCTCCTAAGAGAACTAAAATCGTATGAACACAATGATTTCATTTATTCACATGTTTTTATTGAGTTTTTCCCTTGGGCACCTTCAATAAAGTTGCCTTGGGATGAAATCAAAACAGATTTTCAGACATAAAATAAGGGAATACAGATTAAAATGTTGCCTATCTTTCAGCTTCACCTATTTCTGAAGAATATGCACTTTATTAATCCTGTTGGAGATGTAATAAAtatgaatcagaaagaaaaactgcaagCCGAGTATGGCATTTACCACATTTCTAATTTCCCCCATGGTGTTGGACTTAAGGTGAAAATAGGAGAGTTTAAGCCATATTTTCCACATGGTGAACAGCTCCATTTATATGAAGACATGATAGCATGGACCACAGGAACTAGACAGGTGGGTCTGACCAAAAGGTACTGATGCACACCTCACAGCTGTAACCAGTGTCAAGTGGGGCCATTTGGGTTTCCCTGTGACTTAGTGAAATTAGAAGTATGGTCATGTAAAGATTCAATTTTAAACTTCTATATGATATATCttcacttcagtttttaaaaatatgattttttgaaAATCTAAGCCATacatatgatatatttttatcatatcagAAACTCTCtgatttataaacaaatataaactaGATATGACCAATGTTTGATATTATTCCCAGTAAAGTTATCAATATTCTCTTGGTACCATTCTGATTGTTGCCCattgcctttcttctcttctgctgaATCTCTATTCTGCAAGCTGGAAAGACTGAAGCTAATTGTAAGGAAAGATTTGGAACTAGGAACAGATATGCAAGtcattaatttatattctataattttattcaagCACTTTGACCAGGATGTCTTAGATTCCCCACTTCTCTAACAATACATCACATTTTCATTGACCACTTtagacattttattaattataacttgtTTTTGACACTATTTATTGTATATCGatgttttgcttgtatatatCTGTGTTCCATTTGAGTATGAGGTAGCTAAGTATGCCTGGAGAGGAATTAAGATATCAAGGAATGGAATACAAATTTGAGCTTATGTTTAGGAGTGGGGGATTGAACAGCAAGTGTGATagattgctgagccatctctccagccctgaatcaTAACTTCTAAAGGAATCCTTCATTAGAAGAGCATTTCTTTGCACCTTAGTTCTTGCATAActcattcaaacaaacaaaagaataaacagTGAAATTAAAAAGATATGTATTGTTTCCTTATCTGGTTGGACAGGCACTCATAACCATCATAATTTGGCTTTGagaaaatttgtaaataaaatattccattatgtgtCCCCAGATATATTATAGGTATTGATTCTGTTATGTCTGGTTTTATATTATCTGAACTACATCGCCTACTACAATGTTGTTTGTTGAGTTTGAAAGGGGTTTACGTCCAGAAAGTGTGCAAACTTAATTTGAAGTGATAATTTCAAGTTGCTCAAATAGAGTTGAATCAAGAGTTAATATTCTAttttcacagtgatgagaaaattaTGCTCAGAGAATAGAGCAAATGGGATGAATTTTTAGTGACTGGCCTGTTCCACTAGATCAGAGGCAAACGATGAAATCACAAGACTGTTTCTACCAGGTCTAACTTGAACATTACAACAACATCAACcaaaaggttaggcaggactaAAACCAACCCAGTATGTGCTATAT
The nucleotide sequence above comes from Peromyscus maniculatus bairdii isolate BWxNUB_F1_BW_parent chromosome 1, HU_Pman_BW_mat_3.1, whole genome shotgun sequence. Encoded proteins:
- the LOC102907113 gene encoding vomeronasal type-2 receptor 116-like isoform X3; this translates as MLTLHFFFWLLNIPLLMSNLTHPKCFWRMKQNEDKPGEVVTGCVFYLIAVPRSLNKEYFNFVLDVLIPTRNYQFALPLAFAVEEVNRNIYLLPNVSLIFYFFTDNYDDKQAFQNFIYFAAKLYRLPLNYICKDTNKCRIMITGPMLLPSMSLAQFLEFCKYPQVLQLTYGPFHPILSDRKQFPNLYQMAPKDTALALAMVSLILHFNWNWVGLAISDDDQGLQFLSDLRGVGEVQRVCLAFVIMIPVNLELYMSRAEVYNNQIETSSTNVVIIYGDTESTLAVCFRMWVSQGMQRIWVTTSQWDVITSKRDFILDSVHGTLAFAHHHAEIFGFKNFVQTLNTSKYTDMFLAGLEWMYFSCDASTSNCKTLENCSLNVSLEWLMLQSFDMAFSDDAYDIYNAVYAVAHALHEMLLQQVENQPINTVRALDSDCSQLHLFLKNMHFINPVGDVINMNQKEKLQAEYGIYHISNFPHGVGLKVKIGEFKPYFPHGEQLHLYEDMIAWTTGTRQMPSAVCSVDCHPGFRKFHQEGMAACCFDCTPCPENEISNETDMDQCMKCPEDHYANAEQNHCLYKDVTFLAFDDPLGMTLSCMALCFSAFTVLVLGIFVKHQNTPIVKANNLTLSYILLISLIFCFLCSLLFIGHPNSVTCILQQITYGVSFTVAISTVLAKTITVVLAFKVTTPGRRMKWLLVSGAPTYLIPICTTIQIILCAIWLGTSPPSVDIDAHSEHGHIIIVCNKGSVTAFYSVLGYLGSLALGSFTVAFLPRNLPDTFNEAKFLTFSMLLFCSVWVTFLPVYHSTKGKVMVAVEVFSILASSAGLLGCIFVPKCYIILLRQERNSLQKLREKTFSTTHMS
- the LOC102907113 gene encoding vomeronasal type-2 receptor 116-like isoform X6, giving the protein MLTLHFFFWLLNIPLLMSNLTHPKCFWRMKQNEDKPGEVVTGCVFYLIAVPRSLNKEYFNFVLDVLIPTRNYQFALPLAFAVEEVNRNIYLLPNVSLIFYFFTDNYDDKQAFQNFIYFAAKLYRLPLNYICKDTNKCRIMITGPMLLPSMSLAQFLEFCKYPQLTYGPFHPILSDRKQFPNLYQMAPKDTALALAMVSLILHFNWNWVGLAISDDDQGLQFLSDLRGVGEVQRVCLAFVIMIPVNLELYMSRAEVYNNQIETSSTNVVIIYGDTESTLAVCFRMWVSQGMQRIWVTTSQWDVITSKRDFILDSVHGTLAFAHHHAEIFGFKNFVQTLNTSKYTDMFLAGLEWMYFSCDASTSNCKTLENCSLNVSLEWLMLQSFDMAFSDDAYDIYNAVYAVAHALHEMLLQQVENQPINTVRALDSDCSQLHLFLKNMHFINPVGDVINMNQKEKLQAEYGIYHISNFPHGVGLKVKIGEFKPYFPHGEQLHLYEDMIAWTTGTRQMPSAVCSVDCHPGFRKFHQEGMAACCFDCTPCPENEISNETADMDQCMKCPEDHYANAEQNHCLYKDVTFLAFDDPLGMTLSCMALCFSAFTVLVLGIFVKHQNTPIVKANNLTLSYILLISLIFCFLCSLLFIGHPNSVTCILQQITYGVSFTVAISTVLAKTITVVLAFKVTTPGRRMKWLLVSGAPTYLIPICTTIQIILCAIWLGTSPPSVDIDAHSEHGHIIIVCNKGSVTAFYSVLGYLGSLALGSFTVAFLPRNLPDTFNEAKFLTFSMLLFCSVWVTFLPVYHSTKGKVMVAVEVFSILASSAGLLGCIFVPKCYIILLRQERNSLQKLREKTFSTTHMS
- the LOC102907113 gene encoding vomeronasal type-2 receptor 116-like isoform X5, whose translation is MLTLHFFFWLLNIPLLMSNLTHPKCFWRMKQNEDKPGEVVTGCVFYLIAVPRSLNKEYFNFVLDVLIPTRNYQFALPLAFAVEEVNRNIYLLPNVSLIFYFFTDNYDDKQAFQNFIYFAAKLYRLPLNYICKDTNKCRIMITGPIFLTVFYLILFSVFYVLQLTYGPFHPILSDRKQFPNLYQMAPKDTALALAMVSLILHFNWNWVGLAISDDDQGLQFLSDLRGVGEVQRVCLAFVIMIPVNLELYMSRAEVYNNQIETSSTNVVIIYGDTESTLAVCFRMWVSQGMQRIWVTTSQWDVITSKRDFILDSVHGTLAFAHHHAEIFGFKNFVQTLNTSKYTDMFLAGLEWMYFSCDASTSNCKTLENCSLNVSLEWLMLQSFDMAFSDDAYDIYNAVYAVAHALHEMLLQQVENQPINTVRALDSDCSQLHLFLKNMHFINPVGDVINMNQKEKLQAEYGIYHISNFPHGVGLKVKIGEFKPYFPHGEQLHLYEDMIAWTTGTRQMPSAVCSVDCHPGFRKFHQEGMAACCFDCTPCPENEISNETDMDQCMKCPEDHYANAEQNHCLYKDVTFLAFDDPLGMTLSCMALCFSAFTVLVLGIFVKHQNTPIVKANNLTLSYILLISLIFCFLCSLLFIGHPNSVTCILQQITYGVSFTVAISTVLAKTITVVLAFKVTTPGRRMKWLLVSGAPTYLIPICTTIQIILCAIWLGTSPPSVDIDAHSEHGHIIIVCNKGSVTAFYSVLGYLGSLALGSFTVAFLPRNLPDTFNEAKFLTFSMLLFCSVWVTFLPVYHSTKGKVMVAVEVFSILASSAGLLGCIFVPKCYIILLRQERNSLQKLREKTFSTTHMS
- the LOC102907113 gene encoding vomeronasal type-2 receptor 116-like isoform X1; this translates as MLTLHFFFWLLNIPLLMSNLTHPKCFWRMKQNEDKPGEVVTGCVFYLIAVPRSLNKEYFNFVLDVLIPTRNYQFALPLAFAVEEVNRNIYLLPNVSLIFYFFTDNYDDKQAFQNFIYFAAKLYRLPLNYICKDTNKCRIMITGPMLLPSMSLAQFLEFLTVFYLILFSVFYVLQLTYGPFHPILSDRKQFPNLYQMAPKDTALALAMVSLILHFNWNWVGLAISDDDQGLQFLSDLRGVGEVQRVCLAFVIMIPVNLELYMSRAEVYNNQIETSSTNVVIIYGDTESTLAVCFRMWVSQGMQRIWVTTSQWDVITSKRDFILDSVHGTLAFAHHHAEIFGFKNFVQTLNTSKYTDMFLAGLEWMYFSCDASTSNCKTLENCSLNVSLEWLMLQSFDMAFSDDAYDIYNAVYAVAHALHEMLLQQVENQPINTVRALDSDCSQLHLFLKNMHFINPVGDVINMNQKEKLQAEYGIYHISNFPHGVGLKVKIGEFKPYFPHGEQLHLYEDMIAWTTGTRQMPSAVCSVDCHPGFRKFHQEGMAACCFDCTPCPENEISNETDMDQCMKCPEDHYANAEQNHCLYKDVTFLAFDDPLGMTLSCMALCFSAFTVLVLGIFVKHQNTPIVKANNLTLSYILLISLIFCFLCSLLFIGHPNSVTCILQQITYGVSFTVAISTVLAKTITVVLAFKVTTPGRRMKWLLVSGAPTYLIPICTTIQIILCAIWLGTSPPSVDIDAHSEHGHIIIVCNKGSVTAFYSVLGYLGSLALGSFTVAFLPRNLPDTFNEAKFLTFSMLLFCSVWVTFLPVYHSTKGKVMVAVEVFSILASSAGLLGCIFVPKCYIILLRQERNSLQKLREKTFSTTHMS
- the LOC102907113 gene encoding vomeronasal type-2 receptor 116-like isoform X2, which produces MLTLHFFFWLLNIPLLMSNLTHPKCFWRMKQNEDKPGEVVTGCVFYLIAVPRSLNKEYFNFVLDVLIPTRNYQFALPLAFAVEEVNRNIYLLPNVSLIFYFFTDNYDDKQAFQNFIYFAAKLYRLPLNYICKDTNKCRIMITGPTSELSLRFLTVFYLILFSVFYVLQLTYGPFHPILSDRKQFPNLYQMAPKDTALALAMVSLILHFNWNWVGLAISDDDQGLQFLSDLRGVGEVQRVCLAFVIMIPVNLELYMSRAEVYNNQIETSSTNVVIIYGDTESTLAVCFRMWVSQGMQRIWVTTSQWDVITSKRDFILDSVHGTLAFAHHHAEIFGFKNFVQTLNTSKYTDMFLAGLEWMYFSCDASTSNCKTLENCSLNVSLEWLMLQSFDMAFSDDAYDIYNAVYAVAHALHEMLLQQVENQPINTVRALDSDCSQLHLFLKNMHFINPVGDVINMNQKEKLQAEYGIYHISNFPHGVGLKVKIGEFKPYFPHGEQLHLYEDMIAWTTGTRQMPSAVCSVDCHPGFRKFHQEGMAACCFDCTPCPENEISNETDMDQCMKCPEDHYANAEQNHCLYKDVTFLAFDDPLGMTLSCMALCFSAFTVLVLGIFVKHQNTPIVKANNLTLSYILLISLIFCFLCSLLFIGHPNSVTCILQQITYGVSFTVAISTVLAKTITVVLAFKVTTPGRRMKWLLVSGAPTYLIPICTTIQIILCAIWLGTSPPSVDIDAHSEHGHIIIVCNKGSVTAFYSVLGYLGSLALGSFTVAFLPRNLPDTFNEAKFLTFSMLLFCSVWVTFLPVYHSTKGKVMVAVEVFSILASSAGLLGCIFVPKCYIILLRQERNSLQKLREKTFSTTHMS
- the LOC102907113 gene encoding vomeronasal type-2 receptor 116-like isoform X7, translated to MLTLHFFFWLLNIPLLMSNLTHPKCFWRMKQNEDKPGEVVTGCVFYLIAVPRSLNKEYFNFVLDVLIPTRNYQFALPLAFAVEEVNRNIYLLPNVSLIFYFFTDNYDDKQAFQNFIYFAAKLYRLPLNYICKDTNKCRIMITGPMFYVLQLTYGPFHPILSDRKQFPNLYQMAPKDTALALAMVSLILHFNWNWVGLAISDDDQGLQFLSDLRGVGEVQRVCLAFVIMIPVNLELYMSRAEVYNNQIETSSTNVVIIYGDTESTLAVCFRMWVSQGMQRIWVTTSQWDVITSKRDFILDSVHGTLAFAHHHAEIFGFKNFVQTLNTSKYTDMFLAGLEWMYFSCDASTSNCKTLENCSLNVSLEWLMLQSFDMAFSDDAYDIYNAVYAVAHALHEMLLQQVENQPINTVRALDSDCSQLHLFLKNMHFINPVGDVINMNQKEKLQAEYGIYHISNFPHGVGLKVKIGEFKPYFPHGEQLHLYEDMIAWTTGTRQMPSAVCSVDCHPGFRKFHQEGMAACCFDCTPCPENEISNETDMDQCMKCPEDHYANAEQNHCLYKDVTFLAFDDPLGMTLSCMALCFSAFTVLVLGIFVKHQNTPIVKANNLTLSYILLISLIFCFLCSLLFIGHPNSVTCILQQITYGVSFTVAISTVLAKTITVVLAFKVTTPGRRMKWLLVSGAPTYLIPICTTIQIILCAIWLGTSPPSVDIDAHSEHGHIIIVCNKGSVTAFYSVLGYLGSLALGSFTVAFLPRNLPDTFNEAKFLTFSMLLFCSVWVTFLPVYHSTKGKVMVAVEVFSILASSAGLLGCIFVPKCYIILLRQERNSLQKLREKTFSTTHMS